The following proteins are co-located in the Arctopsyche grandis isolate Sample6627 chromosome 3, ASM5162203v2, whole genome shotgun sequence genome:
- the LOC143909072 gene encoding allantoicase-like — protein MSSILPLPKFIELNELCSKSAGGEVLFATDDYFAPAENMILDNEPVFIQEKFTEFGKWMDGWETRRKRCIGHDWCIIKLGSKAIIHGVDVDTAFFTGNFTPKYSIQAACLTPEDEKLIPLRKGEMGSCCNRNDLIEIGQLSSEHWQEIIPKTALQPGYEDTRHNYQKVISDEAFTHIRINMYPDGGIARLRVYGIAKLDMSQAFIENDMVDLIAMKNGGVCQGYSNAHYGHPRNLIKQTKGYNMADGWETARRLDRPDVIQANEDGTLKVPGCEWATFKLGYSGSISRICVDTHHFKGNFPDSVKIEGALINNCQWSETIDKSIKWINILPTTKLSAHAEHWYDCNVEDKISHVRVTIAPDGGISRVRLFSNDLF, from the exons ATGAGTTCTATTCTACCTTTGCcaaaatttattgaactgaacgAGCTTTGCAGTAAATCT GCTGGAGGAGAAGTCTTATTTGCAACAGATGACTATTTTGCACCCGCCGAAAATATGATTCTCGACAACGAACCTGTTTTCATACAAGAAAAGTTTACAGAATTCGGTAAATGGATGGACGGATGGGAAACCAGAAGAAAGAGATGTATTGGACATGATTGGTGTATAATCAAACTGGGATCAAAAGCAATAATTCAtg gtGTCGATGTCGATACTGCGTTCTTTACTGGAAACTTCACTCCAAAGTATTCCATTCAAGCTGCTTGTCTCACTCCAGAag atgAAAAGCTAATTCCATTACGAAAAGGAGAAATGGGATCTTGTTGCAACCGCAATGACTTAATAGAAATCGGTCAACTGTCATCAGAGCATTGGCAAGAGATTATTCCCAAAACAGCACTTCAACCAGGGTATGAAGACACCCGTCACAATTATCAAAAG gTAATCTCTGATGAAGCATTCACCCACATCCGAATTAATATGTACCCAGATGGTGGTATTGCAAGATTGAGAGTATATGGCATTGCTAAACTAGATATGTCTCAAGCTTTTATCGAAAATGATATGGTTGATTTAATCGCAATGAAAAATGGAGGTGTTTGCCAAG GCTACTCTAATGCACATTACGGACATCCTCGTAATCTTATAAAACAAACTAAAGGATACAATATGGCTGACGGTTGGGAAACAGCGAGAAGATTAGATAGACCTGATGTTATTCAAGCTAATGAAGATGGTACATTGAAAGTACCCGGTTGTGAATGGGCAACTTTCAAATTAGGCTACTCTGGATCAATCTCTCGCATTTGTGTTGATACTCATCACTTCAAAGGAAACTTTCCAGATAGTGTGAAAATTGAAGGAGCTTTAATAAACAATTGTCAATGGAGTGAAACAATAGACAAAAGCATTAAATGGATTAATATTTTACCTACCACAAag ctcTCAGCTCATGCAGAGCATTGGTATGACTGCAATGtagaagataaaatatcacatgTTAGAGTAACTATTGCACCCGATGGCGGTATTTCAAGAGTTCGACTGTtttcaaatgatttattttaa